In Syngnathus scovelli strain Florida chromosome 10, RoL_Ssco_1.2, whole genome shotgun sequence, the following are encoded in one genomic region:
- the LOC125973547 gene encoding janus kinase and microtubule-interacting protein 3-like — protein sequence MELEAMLYEALPQRDCPATDGEKASHAGVYDVLTADQRQELRSAVDQWKRALMWELRERDACILQERMDLLHSAQQRNKELKEFIEAQKRQIKQLEEKFLFLFLVFSLAFILWP from the exons atggagctggaggccatgttgtacgaggcgctaccgcagcgggactgccccgccacggacggcgaaaaagccagccacgctggcgtgtatgacgtgctgacggcggatcagagacaagagcttaggagcgccgtggaccaatggaagcgagccctgatgtgggagttgagggagcgcgacgcttgcatcctccaagagagaatggatctgctgcacagcgcgcaacag aggaacaaagagctgaaagaattcatcgaagctcagaagagacaaatcaaacaattggaggagaagtttctgtttctctttctagtcttctccttggccttcattctgtggccctaa
- the LOC125973496 gene encoding janus kinase and microtubule-interacting protein 3-like yields MKKLDILGDNANLTNEEQVVVIHARTLPTLAEKWLEYIKVTKSALQQKMLDIESEKDMFCNQKGYLDEELDFRKRSMDQAHKRIMELEAMLYEALPQRDCPATDGEKASHAGVYDVLTADQRQELRSAVDQWKRALMWELRERDACILQERMDLLHSAQQRNKELKEFIEAQKRQIKQLEEKFLFLFLVFSLAFILWP; encoded by the exons atgaagaagctggacatcctgggcgataacgcc aatctcaccaacgaggagcaggtggtcgtgattcacgccaggacccttcccaccctagccgagaag tggttagaatacatcaaagtgaccaagtcagcacttcaacagaagatgttggacattgaaagtgagaag gatatgttctgcaaccagaagggctacctggatgaagagttggacttcaggaagcgttccatggaccaggctcataag aggatcatggagctggaggccatgttgtacgaggcgctaccgcagcgggactgccccgccacggacggcgaaaaagccagccacgctggcgtgtatgacgtgctgacggcggatcagagacaagagcttaggagcgccgtggaccaatggaagcgagccctgatgtgggagttgagggagcgcgacgcttgcatcctccaagagagaatggatctgctgcacagcgcgcaacag aggaacaaagagctgaaagaattcatcgaagctcagaagagacaaatcaaacaattggaggagaagtttctgtttctctttctagtcttctccttggccttcattctgtggccctaa